Genomic DNA from Desulfuromonas sp. TF:
AGGCTTCCAGTTCGGTGTGCAGAACTTCGAGTCCCTCTTCCAGTTGCCTGCGTGCGGAAATATCGATGATCGCAACGCGGCACTCGTGCCCGGAAGCGCCGGCCACGGCTTCGATCTGTACGAAGAGCGAACGTTCCCCTTCGCTGAGAAGCGGCACCTCGCAGGCCTCTTTGGACGGGTTCGTAAAGACCTTGCCGAGAAAGTCGGTGAAGGCCGGACGGGCTTCAGCCGCGACAAAGAGCCCGAAACGCCGGCCGATCAGGCGGGAGCGCTCAATTCCGAGGAGAGTGGCGCCCGTGATGTTCGCGGCGCCGATAATCCCGTCGCGGTCGAGGGTGAAGTATCCGACCGGGGCGAAATCGTAGAGGTCGGCGTACTTTTCCAGCGCCTTTTCCGCATCATCCCTGGCCTGGCGCAGTTCGTCATTCTGCATCTCCAGCTCGACCTGGTGGACCTCGAGTTCATGGACGAGCCCCTGCGTCGCTGCCTCGGTCCGGGGTGGATGCACCTTTGGCGTGCTTGCACCCATCCGCTCTTCGGCTTGGCGGCGCAGTTCGGCGGCGTCAGTTGAAACGCTCTTGTCCTTGTCGACTCCCATTGACAACCTCTCTTCTGCGCCGGATTTGACGAAAATTCATATCTACTCCCTTTCACCCCACGCTCCATAGGGCCGGAGTGCCCGGGCTCTCACTGAAGAGCCGTTCCGATCCCCCGCTGGAGAATCACCTGGTTCTCATGCGCTGTTATCTAGCTGTTGCCGGCAGCGATTTATAAGAGTGTACCACTCGCCGATTCTCCTGCGGAAACGACTCTCTTCGGGAGAGCGCAACGTATTCATGAAGGACTCGCCAAAGTATTCCGCCGTCGCGCAGGCGCTGGAAAAAAGCAGACGGGTTTTCATGCCGCCCAGGCTGTCGTAACGGAACGATTTGACGGGGTTCCTGCGCCGTCGGGGCCTCATCCATCCGGAACCCTTCGGCAAGACCGCACATCCATTGATGAGACGCAAAATGGATATGTACAGAAGGGACGTCAGGGAAGGCTTGACGATTGTCATAATGTTCCGCCCCCAGTCGAATGTTGTTTCAGACCGGGCAAATCAAGTCGGCTGGCGGCTGCTTTATGCTTACGCCAGCCGGCAGCGAACACGCAGCCTGCGGAGACTCCCTGGCGGTCATCCGGCTCCTTGACCGGGGCATCGGAGCCGGATGACCGGACAAGTTGCCGCGGCTATTTTACAATCAGGTCGTTTTTTACCTTTACGACCCCCTTGACGCTGCGGGCTACCTCTCCTGCCTTGGTGACGGCCTGCGGCGAATCAACAAAACCACTCAACTGAACTTCGCCCTTGAAGGTTTCGACATTGATCTGAAAGACCTTCAGCGCCGGATCTCCCAGGATTGCGGTTTTTACCTTGGTTGTGATGACGGTGTCATCGACATACTCGCCTGCGCTTGAGCTTTTTTGCGTCGATGCACACCCCAGGAATGAAGTAACCAGGACAACACAAACCAGGAACTTCATAATGCGATGCAGTTTTAACATAATGCGCTCCTCTCTGTTCGTGGACCATTGTTAGTGTTCGGAAGCATTCCCGGGATGTAACATTGATGCCTCTAACCCCCCTGAGAACTGCTTCCCCGGAACGCCCGGTTATTCCTTGCGCAGCGGCCATAGGTGCGAATTTTCATTGCGCTCGCGCCGCTTTTACATCCTCCGCTCCCGCCGTCGAGGCGATGGTGTTGAACCTGATTTCCGGTTCCTTGGTGAGCAGCTTCATGGCTCCGACCAGTACGCCGAAATGGTTGGACCCCAGATGGGAGTTCAAGTCCTCACGGGTCTTCCACTCCGCCCTGAAGAAAATATTGTTTTCAGCTTCGATGTCCACGTAGCAATTGCAGCCCAGGCAGCCCTGCTCGCGCCGAATCAGTCTGAGCATCGCCTTGAAGGTTTGCAGGACCTCTTTTCGTTTTTCGGGTGGCACCGTCAGATTGATCGTGGCAACGATCATGGGCTTTCACCTTGAAACATAAAGTTGACGGCTCACTTCCCCACGCGGATCGTGGAAAGGGAGCTTAAAAGTCCAAAAACGTTCAGGAGCCACAGAATCACCGCAATGACCACAACGGCATTCAAAATCGTCTTTATGGATCCCGCCATCGGGATGAATCGGTTGACGAGCCAGAGAAGAACGCCAACCACGACAAGGACTATGACCACTTGAATTAACGGCATGACCTTTTCACCTCCCTCTTTCGCTTTTGGAAAACGGCCTCATCGGTCCTCTCCCGTTTATGCACTGTCAGGTGTGGCGGATTTTAAGGTTCGGACTTGCCACCGTTCCTTAAAAACCGCTTTCTTGTGACAGCGGACTTAAATCCGGCCCATCAGCATCAGGATAAGGAGAATCAACAGGATCAACCCCAGCCCGCCACTCGGCAGGTAACCCCATTGCCGGCTGTGGGGCCAGGTGGGCAGGGCGCCCAGCAGCAGCAGAATGATGACGACGATCAAGATTGTTCCTAACATGCTTCTGCTCCTTAAATGAGGGTTTCTGCAAAGCCAATGCGCAACGAACGTGCCAGCGAAGACCTGCCGGCGCCATGTGCGCAACCACCCGATGTAATTAGTGAAACGAAAGGGTGGGAGGGTGCGGCGAAGAGAAATCCGTCAGCGCGGTCCATCATATTTAACTGAAATTCCATATGTGACGGACGGTCCGCGTGGGATCCCCGAGTCCGTTTATGTCTGGTCATGCTCTTCGCCCCTGCAGGAACCCGACAACCACGACAATAAGGGCAACGACCAGCAAGACATGAATGAAGCCGCCCAGGGTGTAACTGCTCACCAGTCCCAGGGCCCACAGAATGATCAGTATCACGGCTATGGTCCACAACATGGTAATTCTCCTTTTCGATTGTTGTTTCCGGCGACCGGCTCTTGCAACGCCACGCCAACCGGAAGGAAATTTTTGAATCTCAACATCGTGCCAGGGAATGTGGTCGTCCCCTTGAAGCAGGCGACTCCCGCAGCCGTCTTGACTCCTCTCAGCTCTTTGTGCTTCCCATGACCAGCAGTGCGATGCCGCCTATCAGGGCGACTCCCCCCACAATCGGAGGCAGCGGCAGCGTTCTGGTCTTTTCGGCCGTCATGTGCAAGGGCCCGATATCGACGACTTTCTCCCGGGTCGTGTAGCTGATGCCCTGGTAGGCAAAGGCCGCGACCGCGATGACAATCAGGATGATGCCGATCAACGTATAGGGTTTCATGGTGTTCCTCCTCAGGGTTCCCGGTGTGATGCATGATCCGTCACCCCGGTCCCGGGATTACTCTACTTCCCCAAAACCTTCTTGACCTTACCGATCTTTTTCTGCGCTTTGCCGGCGACCTTTTCGATCGTACCTTCGGCTTTCAGGTTTTTGTTGTGACTCAGTTTTCCGGCGGACTCCTTGAGCCTGCCTTTCACCTCGTGGAAGGTTCCTTCCGCTTTATCCTTTATGCTGGATTTCTTGGTCTTCCTCCCCTGATTGTCTCGTTCGGCCACCGCCGGACGCAAAGCTTCCGGTTACTGCTCCTTCGCGGCAGTCGCGGTCCTGATCCGGTCAAAGGCGATGAGCACGGGTCTGATGGCTTCTTTCAGGCTGTCGCCATCCACGACGGCCTTCCGGGCGACCGGCCTGATGGCGTCGACCCCACGAGGCGTCAGGTCGTTGGAGAGGTACATCTGAATTTCCCTGACATCGGTCAGATAGGATTGCAGAGCGCCCTTAACCCCTACGCTGGCCTCGGGTATTTTTGCGTAGAGCGCCCTCACCTCGAGACGCCTTTGTTCGCTGAGCGCCCGGATTTCGGGGTTCGTGTAGGAATGTCCCCACTCCGACAGGTAGGCGTCGCCCTGGGTCGACATCTTTTCGGAATGCATGGTCAGCTGTTCTCCCAGCTTCTCCATCTTGCGGACATTTTTAGTGTAGACGTCAAAGGCCTTTTTCGTGTCGTCCTGCTGAGCTCTGACAAGCTCCTCCAGCGAGGCGTTGGTCTCATCGATCTGCACAAGGGCTTTTTGATAATCTTCTTCCACGACCCGCATCGAGCTTGTGGTTTCCGCGGCCCTCTCCCTGCCGGTAGTCGCACAACCGCTCAAGCAGACAATGCCTCCGAGCAGCACCGCAGGGAAGAAGACGGAAAGGCGACATTTCAGATTCACTGTTTTCTCCTTTTCAGGTGATGGATGTAATCGCACAACCTGTCTTCCTAGATCGCAACTAACATGCCA
This window encodes:
- a CDS encoding PAS domain-containing protein is translated as MGVDKDKSVSTDAAELRRQAEERMGASTPKVHPPRTEAATQGLVHELEVHQVELEMQNDELRQARDDAEKALEKYADLYDFAPVGYFTLDRDGIIGAANITGATLLGIERSRLIGRRFGLFVAAEARPAFTDFLGKVFTNPSKEACEVPLLSEGERSLFVQIEAVAGASGHECRVAIIDISARRQLEEGLEVLHTELEAFNYSISHDLRIPLTVINATARWSRNCAATKSMRRAEDVSRKYMKAPCA
- a CDS encoding BON domain-containing protein translates to MLKLHRIMKFLVCVVLVTSFLGCASTQKSSSAGEYVDDTVITTKVKTAILGDPALKVFQINVETFKGEVQLSGFVDSPQAVTKAGEVARSVKGVVKVKNDLIVK
- a CDS encoding putative quinol monooxygenase, whose product is MIVATINLTVPPEKRKEVLQTFKAMLRLIRREQGCLGCNCYVDIEAENNIFFRAEWKTREDLNSHLGSNHFGVLVGAMKLLTKEPEIRFNTIASTAGAEDVKAARAQ
- a CDS encoding Thivi_2564 family membrane protein, which encodes MPLIQVVIVLVVVGVLLWLVNRFIPMAGSIKTILNAVVVIAVILWLLNVFGLLSSLSTIRVGK
- a CDS encoding DUF3309 family protein, which gives rise to MLGTILIVVIILLLLGALPTWPHSRQWGYLPSGGLGLILLILLILMLMGRI
- a CDS encoding lmo0937 family membrane protein codes for the protein MLWTIAVILIILWALGLVSSYTLGGFIHVLLVVALIVVVVGFLQGRRA
- a CDS encoding CsbD family protein codes for the protein MAERDNQGRKTKKSSIKDKAEGTFHEVKGRLKESAGKLSHNKNLKAEGTIEKVAGKAQKKIGKVKKVLGK